In the Gossypium arboreum isolate Shixiya-1 chromosome 10, ASM2569848v2, whole genome shotgun sequence genome, one interval contains:
- the LOC108471766 gene encoding disease resistance protein RUN1-like — translation MASSSAPPPPPQVKHQVFLSFRGEDTRNNFTSHLLKALKDTGLNVFFDEEKLEKGEKLSDALSQAIAASNLSILVLSKDYASSKSCLGELSDIMDRKRKPTDKHIALPIFYHVDPSHVRNIGETFKTSFEEHESKRPVDEVKRWKVAFTEVGTLKGWHIEGGKFDRSETEYIKDVVEYVLKKLNSNCTSVSEDLVGIDDQKRIILGLIEQADSRVIGLWGMGGIGKTTLADIVYKEVSPEFESRFFLRNVSKKIKDQGDESLRNDLLSKLLKEKEICVDTPSIGYPYNERLNNKSVLLVLDDISDPDQIDFMGVTHFGPGSKIIVTSRDRQILNNGGADKIHEVKKLNANDSLQLFSTFAFKQLNPAVDFRDLSRKFVKYAQGSPLALKVCGSTLYKKSRKEWESEVDKLRECAQPKILQILESSFNGLDEIEKNIFLDIAIFFKGERRENVEEILNCCYKGVDGVIRSLLDKSLLDTKSYSEISMHDMLEEMGRDTVRQESRRPQEQSRLWNPKDVDQVLKYNKGTDLTKGIKVCMSPTDVRQINPTALQNMHNLRFIYFSLTKWVGGYAYDQVDDIAYLPNELRCLCWDCYPFKSLSSNYNPENLVILRLRGSNVEQLWNEDKHQDLVNLRHIDVSYCKKLRKIPNLLRAINLKTVICSWCDNLVEIPCLDHLESLDELEFEGCCNLKMFPKVPNIFSVLDLSNTGIEEVPDSIGHLDMLECLDLSHSKVQSVSSNILKLKNLDDLDLSYSMITKFPETPKNLTSLNLSGTKINEVSLSSNPLSNLRELDMGFSSIQKLQCNIALFCSGETTGVAPSPNLRFKSLGCLTVHECNSLKLLSELPPYLRQLDANYCLSLEEVSFSAQHQDLYELHSSFDNFDCFMLFSNCFSLNQDSIDNIAANAMLKIRFLAKKWVSKYHLRPPVFYSYFPGNEIPSNKFEHQSNHSSLTLKIAPNGCSGSRFLVFSICLVADLTELLLDCSEFICECQLTAASGARHEKFKSVWQGKQYHSASMGCMGDHVLILFGGDMVKKDEGYEQASFEFYLKYLGEENMKVKKCGVDKLLYHVEVGMHAAHAAHEAAKKQNKLQSHTYAG, via the exons ATGGCGTCTTCGTCtgctcctcctcctcctcctcaagTGAAACATCAAGTTTTCTTGAGCTTCAGAGGTGAAGACACACGCAATAACTTCACCAGTCATCTACTCAAAGCTTTGAAAGACACGGGATTGAATGTCTTCTTCGATGAAGAAAAACTAGAGAAAGGGGAGAAACTTTCAGATGCACTTTCTCAAGCAATTGCAGCCTCAAATCTCTCAATCCTCGTTTTATCTAAAGACTATGCTTCGTCAAAGTCATGCTTAGGTGAACTTTCTGACATTATGGATCGCAAGCGTAAGCCCACTGACAAACATATTGCTCTTCCCATCTTTTACCATGTTGATCCATCGCATGTGCGAAATATAGGTGAGACTTTTAAGACATCCTTTGAAGAACATGAATCAAAGAGGCCAGTTGATGAAGTGAAGCGATGGAAAGTCGCCTTCACTGAAGTCGGTACATTAAAAGGGTGGCATATAGAAGGAGGCAAATTCGATAG ATCTGAAACCGAGTACATTAAAGACGTCGTTGAATATGTTTTAAAAAAGTTGAATAGCAATTGCACAAGTGTTTCTGAAGATTTGGTTGGAATAGATGATCAAAAAAGGATAATTTTGGGGCTGATTGAGCAAGCGGACAGTCGTGTAATAGGACTTTGGGGAATGGGTGGTATTGGCAAAACTACCCTTGCTGATATTGTATATAAGGAAGTCTCTCCAGAGTTTGAAAGTCGTTTCTTTCTGCGAAATGTTAGTAAGAAAATAAAAGACCAGGGGGATGAATCTTTACGAAATGATCTTCTTTCCAAACTattaaaggaaaaagaaatttgTGTTGATACCCCCTCCATAGGATACCCTTACAATGAGAGGTTGAACAATAAAAGTGTACTTCTTGTCCTTGATGATATTAGTGACCCAGACCAAATAGATTTTATGGGTGTTACACATTTTGGTCCTGGAAGCAAAATCATTGTAACATCCAGAGATAGACAAATACTTAACAATGGAGGAGCTGATAAAATACATGAGGTAAAGAAGTTAAATGCGAATGACTCTCTTCAACTTTTTTCTACATTTGCATTTAAGCAGTTGAATCCTGCAGTTGATTTTCGAGATCTATCACGCAAGTTTGTAAAATATGCCCAGGGTAGTCCACTTGCTCTTAAAGTTTGTGGTTCTACACTATACAAAAAGTCTAGAAAAGAATGGGAAAGCGAGGTGGATAAACTGAGGGAATGTGCGCAACCAAAAATTTTACAGATTTTGGAGAGTAGCTTTAATGGGCTTGATGAGATAGAGAAGAATATATTTCTCGATATTGCAATCTTCTTTAAAGGGGAACGAAGAGAAAATGTAGAAGAAATTCTCAATTGCTGTTATAAGGGTGTAGATGGTGTAATAAGGAGCTTGCTCGACAAGAGCTTACTCGATACCAAAAGTTATTCCGAAATTTCTATGCATGATATGCTTGAAGAGATGGGTAGAGACACTGTTCGTCAAGAATCTAGAAGACCTCAAGAGCAAAGTAGATTATGGAATCCTAAAGACGTGGATCAAGTGCTCAAATATAATAAG GGGACTGATTTAACTAAAGGAATAAAGGTATGCATGTCTCCTACTGATGTTCGACAGATAAACCCTACTGCTTTACAGAACATGCACAATCTTCGATTTATCTACTTTTCTTTGACTAAATGGGTTGGGGGATATGCTTATGACCAAGTTGATGATATTGCATACCTTCCTAATGAGCTAAGGTGTCTTTGTTGGGATTGTTACCCCTTCAAATCTTTATCATCAAATTATAATCCAGAAAATCTTGTCATATTGAGACTACGAGGTAGCAATGTGGAACAACTTTGGAACGAAGATAAGCATCAG GATCTTGTTAATTTAAGGCATATCGATGTTTCTTATTGCAAAAAATTAAGAAAGATCCCTAATCTATTACGAGCCATCAACCTTAAAACAGTTATCTGTAGTTGGTGTGATAATTTGGTTGAAATTCCATGCCTCGATCATTTGGAATCTCTAGATGAACTTGAATTTGAGGGATGTTGTAATCTCAAGATGTTTCCCAAGGTCCCAAATATCTTTTCGGTGTTAGATTTGTCGAATACTGGAATAGAAGAAGTGCCTGATTCAATTGGGCATCTCGACATGCTTGAATGTTTGGATTTGTCACACTCAAAAGTCCAAAGTGTATCAAGCAATATTTTAAAGTTGAAAAATCTTGATGATCTGGATCTTAGTTATTCCATGATCACTAAATTCCCGGAAACCCCAAAGAACTTAACGAGCTTAAACTTAAGTGGGACTAAAATTAATGAAGTGTCCTTGTCTTCCAACCCTCTAAGTAATCTTCGGGAGTTGGATATGGGCTTCTCAAGCATTCAAAAGCTACAGTGCAATATCGCCCTCTTTTGTTCAGGAGAGACAACAGGTGTTGCGCCCTCACCAAACTTGAGGTTTAAAAGCCTTGGATGTTTGACAGTGCATGAATGCAACAGTCTTAAATTACTCTCCGAGCTTCCTCCATATCTGCGGCAATTGGATGCGAATTACTGCCTATCATTAGAAGAAGTATCTTTCTCAGCGCAACATCAAGATCTATATGAACTCCATTCTAGTTTTGATAATTTTGACTGCTTCATGTTATTCAGCAATTGCTTCAGCTTGAATCAAGATTCAATTGATAACATTGCGGCAAATGCCATGCTCAAAATTAGATTCCTAGCCAAGAAATgggtatcaaaatatcatcttcGTCCACCAGTTTTTTATTCATATTTCCCGGGAAACGAAATTCCATCAAATAAGTTCGAACATCAGAGCAATCATTCTTCCTTAACCTTGAAGATAGCCCCAAATGGGTGTAGTGGGAGCAGATTCTTGGTTTTTTCCATCTGCCTTGTGGCTGACCTCACTGAACTTCTCTTGGATTGTTCTGAATTTATCTGTGAATGCCAATTGACAGCTGCTAGTGGTGCTCGTCATGAAAAGTTCAAAAGTGTGTGGCAAGGCAAGCAATATCATAGCGCATCGATGGGGTGCATGGGTGACCACGTGTTGATCCTATTTGGTGGTGATATGGTTAAAAAAGACGAGGGTTATGAGCAGGCATCATTTGAATTCTACCTCAAATACTTGGGCGAAGAAAATATGAAGGTGAAGAAATGCGGTGTAGAT AAGTTGCTATACCATGTTGAAGTTGGCATGCATGCAGCACATGCAGCACATGAAGCAGCCAAGAAGCAGAACAAGCTGCAAAGCCATACTTATGCTGGCTAA